Genomic segment of Umezawaea sp. Da 62-37:
ACGATGGTCGAGGCCAGCAGCAGGGACACTCCCAACCAAGTCGGGGTCCGTGCGCGCATGGAATCGTCCTCTCTCTTGGGGGGGGATCGGAGTTCGTCGCGATCGAGTGGCTCAGCGCTGGGACCAGGTCTGGGCGCCGGTGCCGTTGCAGTCCCAAACACGGAGTGGGCTGCCGTTCGCCGTGGCCCCGGACGCGACATCCAGGCACTTGCCGGAGCCGACCCCGACGATCGCGCCGTCTGCTCGGAACACCCATTTCTGGTTGTCCCCACCGGTGCAGTTCCAGATGATCACTTCGGAACCCGACGTGGTGGCGCCACCGGTGACGTCGAGACAGCGATCGCCGTAGGCGCGCAGCTCGCCTGCGGTCGTTCGGGACCATTGCTGGTTCGTCCGGCCGTGACAGTCCCAGATCTCGGTTTTCGCCCCGGCCGCCGTGGCCGCACCCGTCACGTCGAGGCAGCGGCCCGACTGCGGGTTGACCAGGGAGGGGGAGAGCGACGACGGGACCGCGAGCAACGCGCCGTACCAGGCTTGGGCCATCTTGCCGTAACCGGCCGCAGTGGGGTGGATGCCATCGGAGAGGTCGGCGGTGGACACCACCGCGTGCATGTCGACGAGGTGGACGTGCTTTCCCGCTGCCACCTTTCGCCCGATGATGTCGGGCAACGCGGCGTTGAAGGTCTTCACCTTCACCTCTTGGACCGGGTTGCCCAACGGGGCGATGGCGGCCACGAAGACCTCCGCGGAGGGCGAGGTGGCGACGATGTGGTCGATGAGACCCGACATCCTGGCGGGAGCGTTGGCGAGGTCGTAGTCCTGCAAGACGTCATTGGTGCCGATGTGCAGCAGGACGGTGTGCGGGTCGGAAGCTCGGAGCCAGCCGACCACGTTGGCGTCGATGTTGTCGATCCGCCAGCCCGAGTGGCCCTCGTGATCGTGGTCACCAAGGCTCGACGGCCCGTTGGCGGCCGACCCGACGAAGTCCACGACGTTCCCGTGACCGACCAGTTTCTGCCAGAGATCGACGCGGTATCCGCCTGGAACGGTGAAGCCATCGGTGATCGAGGCGCCCAAAGGCATGATTCTTACGCCGTTGTTCGACTCGGCAGCGGCCGCTGAGACCGGTTGCCCCACCAGTGAGGTCGCGATCAACGTCAGTCCTGACAACACGACCGTTGCCCATCGCGGGAAATACTGCATGATATCCATCCTTTCGGTGGAGAATTCGTCGCGTTCAGGAGGTCGGCAACTCGCACCGCCTCCTCGCACCACCCGTGCGGTCCCATGACGCGACGAGCATCTGTTCGTGCCTTCGCCGTCGATCACGCACCTGCTCGTGCGGATCAGCCCAGGTACCACTTCTGATTGGCTGTTCCCGCGCAGTCCCACAGGGTGAGCACGGCGCCGTTGTTGGGGTCCCATCCCGCGATGTCGACGCACTTGTTGGCCTGCGGGTTGACCAGGTCGCCCGCGCCGCTGAGCACGAACTGCTGTGCCGCGGTGCCGTTGCAGCCCCACAGCTGGATCACCGCGCCATTCGCTGTCGACCCGCCGTTGACGTCGAGGCACTTGCCGTTCTGGGTGCGCACCGCGCCGCCGGCGAACTCCCACTTCTGGTTCGCACCGCCGTTGCAGTCCCACACGACCGTGCGCTGACCGTCGGCGAAGTTCCCACCGGGCACGTCGAGACACTTCCCGTTCCAATTGCCGACAATCGCGCTGCCGGTCGGCTTGGACGTCGGGGTGACGGCTTGCATGATCACCGAGCCGATGGCTTCGATCGCGCTGGTGTCGTCCCTTGGCGTCTGAGCGTCCCACCGGTTCCAGGTCAGTTGCAGGTCGGTGCGCCGTGCGTTCCACGCGGCGTCGGCGTTGCGCTTCATGAAGTCGTAGTACTGGTCCCACAAGTTGTTCTCGCGGACGAAGTCCCCCATCCCCCTGGAGAACTCCGACTGCCACGTGCCTTCCCGTGTCCCGTTGGTCATGATCCCGTTGACGGTGCGTTCCCGGATCACCCAGTCGGTCGTGCGCTTGGCGTCGTCGAAGATCGACCGCTGTCCGCCGGCGCGATACATGGCCTGAGCCGCTCCGACAAAGGCCCCTGCCGAGTACACCGTCTGACCGCTGGAGACGGTTCCGTCGGCCAAGACGGTCTCGTGGACGCCGCCCGTCGTCCGGTCGAGCAGGTGTCCCCAGACCCAGTCGTAAATCGCGCGTGCCTTGTCCAGGTAGGCGCGGTCACCGGTCGACTCGAAGATCAGGCCACCCAGGATCACCGCCGGACTGTTGCTCAGCGCGCTCTTGTCCCGCTTCTCGACACTCCACCACACGCCGCCGCCCAGCGCGCTGTCCCAGCCCCGGTCGTACATCCTGGTGAAGGCGTACTGCGCCTGTGTCAGGTAGACGCGGTTGTTCGTGATCCGGTAGCCGCGCGCGAACGCCAGACCGGCCCACAGCAGGTCGTCGTTGTACTCGTTCCAATTCCAGTCGTACAGGCCGCCGGCGCCCTGGTTCTGCTGGAGAAAGGTGTCCAACAGGCGGCCGATCAGATCGCGGGTCTCAGGACGCCTGGTGCTGTCGTAGACGTCCTCGGCCGCCTGGATGTCGAGCGCTTGCCGCCAGAAGTAATCCTTCCCGGTCTTGCCCAGGGACTCCTTGTAGTACCGCCGGTCACCGTCGGAGACCAGGAACGCCCTGTTCAGCGCGTCGAAAGCGGCGTTGGTGTTGACTGTCAAAGGCATCACCGTGGCTGGAATCGGGTTCTGGGCACCCTGGGCGATCGGTACGCCTGCCGAGACGACGAGGAACGCTGTCACTGCAACGAGAATCGATGCGGATCTACGCATGTGCATCCTCCTGTCCGAGGTTCACGGATGTCCGTCCGGGAGCGGGGCTACGGGTTCGGCAGCGTCCACTGCTGGTTGGTGCCGCCGGAGCAGTCCCAGATGACGAGCTGGGTGCCGTCGGTGGTGCTGGAACCGGGATTGTCGAGGCACTTGCCCGATGCCGGGTTGACGAGCGTGCCGTTGACCGGTGTCCATTGCTGGTTCGCGCCGCCCGAGCAGTCCCACAGCACGACGGGGGTCCCGTTCGCGGTGCCGCCGCCGGTTGCGTCCACGCACCTGTTGTAGATCCGGAGCGTCCCGTCGCCGGGAACGTGGATCGACTGCGCGGACGAGCCGTTGCACGCCCAGATCTGGATCTTGGACCCGTTGGTCTTGCTCGCGGTGTTGTCGTCGAGGCATTTGCCCGAGTTGACCGAGGTCAGTGCGCCTGTGCGCGCCTTCGGTAGCGTCCATCTCTGGTTCGCGCCGGCGGAGCAGTCCCAGATCACCAATTGGGTGCCATTGGCGGTGCTGCTGTTCGGGTCGTCGAGGCAGCGCCCCGACGTCGGGTTGCGCAGCGCTCCGGTGGCGGGCTGGGGGACCCACTGCTGGGCGTTGCCGAGGTTGCAGTCCCAGAGTTGCACCTTGGTGCCGTTGGCGGTGCCGCCGCCGTTGATGTCCAGGCACTTCCCGAACATCATCACCGTGCCATCGCCTGGAAGGGTCCAGCGCTGCCCCGCGGTCCAGTTGCAGTCGTAGACCTGAGCGGGCGTGCCACTGGCGGAACTGCCCCCGGCGTCGTCGAGGCACTTCCCGGCGACACCCGACGCGATCGCTCCCGACGGCCCGACCGGCGTGGCGGGCGGCTGGGCGCCACCGTCACCCGTGTAGGAGGGCGGCGCGGAGGACGGGCTTGTGGCCCACGAGGTGTTCGCAGTGGTGCCGAGGGTGAGGTTCAGCGTGCCGCCCGAGGTGGCGAAATTCGCCGGGAGGTAGGCGTTGTTCCAGGTGGCGCCATTGAGGGTGGCGCTCTGCACGTACGGGGCGTTGGTGGCCGCTTGCGGGGCGTTGATGGTGATCGTGCCGCCACCGCCGAGCGCGACCGTGGTCGTGGTGAACAGCGGACTGCCCAGCACCAGGTCCGAGGTGCCCGGCGACATGGGGAACACGCCCATGGCCGACCACACGTACCAGGCGCTCATCGTGCCGAGGTCGTCGTTGCCGACGCTCCAGTTCGCGGGGGAGTTGGGCCACATCTCGTTCTGTACCTGGCGGACGACCTTCTGGGTCTTCCACGGCTGCCCGATGTAGGCGTACTCCCACGGCAGTTCGATCGAAGGCTCGTTGCCGAGGTCGGCGTGCGATCCACCGGAGCCGTGCAGGTTGGAGAGCACGCTGTCGAGGTAGGCGGCCAGCTTCGCGTTGCCGCCCATCGCGTCGGCCAGCCCGCGCACGTTGAAGGGGACCATTCCGGTGTACTGCCAGGAGGTTCCCTCGACGAACTGGTCGCCGCTGGTCGGGGTGAACCCGGATCGCCACGACCCGTCCTTGAGCTTGGGCTGCATGAACCCGCTCGCGGGGTTGAAGGTGTTGCGCCAGTTCTGCGCCCGGTTGACGAACTGGTCGCGGGTCGCGGTGTCGCCCAGCGCCCCGGCGAACGCGCCGATCGCGAAGTCCGTCGTGGAGTACTCCAGCAGTGTCGCCACCGAACCGTAGAACCCGTACGGGTAGGTGGCGTCCGACGGCAGGTAGCCGTAGTTGGACAGGTATTCCAGGCCCGTCCTGATGCTGTTGAGGCGGGTGCCCTGGCCGACCATGGCGTTCTTCGCCGCTCCGGTGTCGAAGCCGCGGGCGCCGAAGGCGTAGTAGTCCGCGATGATCGCCGGAGCCGAATCGCCGTTCATCACGTACGTGTCGTACTCGTTGAGCGACCACTTCGGCAGCGTCCCGCCCTGGGCGTGGTCGTTGACCAGCGACTGGGCGCTGTCACCGGCCTGCTTCGGCGCGACCAGGGCCATCAGTTGCGCCTGGGAGCGGTAGATGTCCCAGCCGGAGAAGTTGCCGTACTGCGCCGCCTGGCCGCCAGACACGGTGTGCACCTGGTGGTCGAAGCCCCGGTAGCGGCCGTCGACGTCGCTGACGACGTTGGGGTGCAGCAGCGAGTGGTAGAGCGCGGTGTAGAACACCACCTGCTGGTCGGTGGTGCCGCCCGAGATACCGATCCTGCGGAGCAGACCGTTCCAGGAGTCCTTCGTGGACTGCCGGGTCGCACCGAGGTCCCAGTTGGGGTTCTCCGCGACCCGGTTGGCCTTGGCGCCGTCGTTCGACACGTACGACAGACCGACCTTCGCCTGGACCACCCGGTTGCCGGAGGTGTCGAAGGTGACCGAGTTGCCGCTGGAGAAGGTGCCGGTGGTGGTGAAGGGACGGTCGAACACCATGTTGAAGTAGAGGGTGTAGGTCGGGCTGGACGCGCAGAAGTGGCCGGAGGTCACCGAACCGCTGACCTCGGTGCTGCTCACGGCGGTGAACTTACTGATCTTTCGGGGTCAGGGTCTGCCTCAAGTCCACTTCACCGGTTTGGGTGATCGCCGCTGGTCCACGTTTCGCCGTTGACCAGACATGCGATATGGCGATGGTGGTGGGGTCGGCCCGCAGGGCCGGGCCCGACGCGAGCAGATACGCAGGCAGGCGGCCGTGATGTTCGCCGACGGGATGAGCGCGATGCAGGTCGCCACCGCATTGGAAGTCTCCACGAAATCGGCGTACACGTGGCGGCGGGCCTGGACGGCTGGCGGCGAACAGGCACTGGCATCACGAGGTGCACCGGGTCCGGACGGTCGGTTGTCGCAGGCCCAGGTGCAACGGTTGGTGGCGGTGGTGCGGGACGGTCCGGCGGCAGCCGGGTGGGCCGAGGATCAACGGTGGACCCTGGCGCGGGTGCGGACACTGATCGGCCGGATGTTCCACACCACGGTGGGAATCACCACGGTGTGGCAGGTGCTGCACCAGGCCGGGTTCACCCCGCAGCAACCCGTCGCCCGCGCCGTCGAGCGCGACGAACACGCCATCGAGCACTGGCGGCGGTATCAATGGCCGGCGGTAAAAGGGTCGCGCGCAGGCTGGGCGCGTGGATCTGCTTCGCCGACGAGTCCGGCATCACGCTGAGACCGGCCAGGGCCCGTACCTGGGCCCCGCGGGGCACAACCCCCATCGTGAGCGTCGCCGGCCGCAGCGGACGCAAGCTGTCCATCGCCGGGATCGCCGCCTACCGCTCGGGACAACGCAGCCGACTGTTATACCGGATCCTGGTCCACAGAGGACGCAAAGGTGAGCCGAGAGGCTTTGGAGAGATTCACTTCGCTGCCCTGCTCGACAACGCCCACCAGCAGCTGGGCGGGCCGATCGTGCTCGTCTGGGACGGTCTGCCCGCGCACAGGTCCGCCAGGATGCGGGCGCTGGTCGCAGCCCGGCCGTGGTTACGCGTCTATCAACTACCCGGCTATGCCCCGGAGTTGAACCCGACGGAGAATATCTGGTCGAGCATGAAACGCGGCATGGCCAACCTCGCCGCCGGAACCATCGACGACCTGACCCGCATCACCCGTAATCGACTCAAAAGCATGCAGTACCGGCCTACCCTCGCCGACGGGTTCCTCGCCGCCACTGGCCTCGTCCCGCCATGAACACGATCTCCCGGACCCTGACTCCGAAAGGTCAGTAAGGTCGGTGGTGCTCGTCGCCGCCGCCCCCAGCTTGAACAGCAGGTTCGCCTGGGTGGTGGAGGGGAACGTGAAGCGGGCCATGCCGGATCGGGTGGTGGCCGTCAGTTCGGATTTGACGCCGTTGTCCAACGCCACCGTGTAAGCGCCCGCGCTCGCGGACTCGTTGGCGTGGGTGAAGGTCGACGTCGCACCGCCGTTGACCGCGCCGGTGGTCGGCAGGATGGGGATGTCGGCCGTCGCGTTGCACCCGGGACCGGACAGGTGCGTCAGGCTGAAGCCGGTGATGGTGTTGTCGCCGTAGGCGTAGTTCCCGCCCGGCGGACGTGACGGTGTGTCCGGGCTCCACTGCACCATGCCGAACGGCGCGTCCGCGCCGGGGAAGGTGTTGCCCTCGTGGGACGTGCCCAGGAACGGGTTGACCAGGGATGCGGGGTCCGCGACCGGGGCGGCTGTCGCCGTGCCGGGGGCGACCGCGACCAGGAGGCCCATGAGCAGGGTGCTGACTAATGTCGACGTGCGCAGACGTGCTCTCATCGCGACTCCAGGTTCGGTTTTGCGGCAGGGGGAGGGACCAAGGCGCGCCCGGCGGTCGTTCTCGGGGAGCGGGCGCGCCTTGGTCGGGCTACGACGTCGACGCGTCTTCGCGCTTCACCGCGGGACGGTCTATCCGCGTCGCCACTTCTGGTTCGCGCCGCCGGTGCAGTCCCACAGCTCCAGAGGCGTGCCGATGCCGCCGAACCCGGTGATGTCGACGCACTTGTTCGCCTGCGGGTTCACCAGGTCACCCGCTCCGCTCAACACGAACTGCTGCGCCGCCGAGCCGTTGCAGCCCCACAGTTGGATGGCCGTGCCGTTCGCGTTCCCACCTCCGTTGACGTCCATGCACAGGCCCAGCGCGCGGACCGTGCCGTCGCCCGCGAACGTCCAGTTCTGGTTCGCGCCGCCGTTGCAGTCCCACGTGGCCAACCGCTGGCCCTGCGCGCCGTTGGAGTTCGGGACGTCGACGCACTTGTCCTGGTAGCCGATGATCCGGTTGCTGCTGCCACCACCGGTCGTGGACAGCCGCAGCCCGTAGGTGGACAGGATTTCGTTCAGCGGCTGGAACAGCGTGCCGCCACCGGTCTTGCAGTCTCCCGATCCGCCGGACGTCACGCCCTGGGCCTGGTTGCCCGCGAGCCACGCACCACCGGAGTCGCCGCCCTCCGCGCACGCGTTCGTCGAGGTGAGGCCGTACACCGGGCCGTTGGAGTAGTTCGCCGTCACGTCCTTGGCCTGGATCGTGCCGCAGTGCCAGCCCGAGGTCCTACCGGAACGGCACACCGACGCGCCGATACCCGCCTCCTGTGAACCGGAGACCGCGACGCTCCCGCCCGCGTAGTCGTTGACGTAGGGCGTGGGCGTCCAGTTGGAGTTGGTGCGGACCCACGCGTAGTCGTTGCCGGGGAAGGAGGAACCGGCGAACGTGCCCTGGTCGACGTTGTTGTAGCCCAGGGTCGGGGACCCGGTGCCACCGCAGTGCCCGGCCGTGACGAAGCCGCCGTCGACCGAGAAACCCACCGAGCACAGCACGTTTCTGTTGATGACGTACTGGTCGCCACCGCGGATGTCGTAGAGCGGACGCGGAGCTTCGGACACCCGAGTCCGCACGGACACCCCCGCCTTCGAGGCGAACGAGCGCGCGGCGTCGGCGGTCGCGGCCTCGACCACCACCGAGTTCGATGTCGGGTCGACGTACCACGTGTACACATCCGCCGGTGCGGACGCCTTGTCCAGCAACAACTTCTCCGAGTTCAACGTCTGCTCGGAGCGGCTGACGGGCACGGCCGCGGCGCCTGCCGCCCGGACGATCGCGGCGTCGGCCTCGTCCAGCACTCCGATCTTCAGCGTCCCGTTGTCCAACCACGCGCCGCCGAAGCGATCCGACAACTTCGCGCGCAACGCGGTCTCCACCGGGCCGGACCGCAATTCGCGGTCTTGACGCACGGCGGCGTGAGCCGGCGACAGGCCCAGGTCACGGCTCAAGGCATTTGACAACGTTGTCGCCTCAGAGGCGGAGGCAACGATGGGAATGGAAACGAGCGCGGCGGCCAATGCCGCCACGCAGCTTTGCGCGATCAATCTCACGACATCTCCTGGTGCAGGGAAGGGAAGCGTGAGAGCGCTCTCCGAGCCGAGAGTGCCAGGCGGTCCAGACCACGTCAATAGGGGGCAGAGTCGGTCTTTCGAAAACGGTTCGGCGACTTCCTCGGAAGAGTGGGCATGAATCGTTTCAAAGGTACGGCCATGGACAAAATGGTTGTGGTGCAAGGTATCTCAGTTCTGAGGCTGTCCGTGGGAGCGCTCTCAGGAGTTCATGTCGAAACGTTTCGGACGCGCCTTCGAAATATTCGTGCTCGTTGATCGTGGATTTCGCGCGTGCTGACAGGTGGCGCGAAGCCAGTGGTCTAGGTCAAGTGGGTGAAGGTGAATTGAGACGGGACTGACAACATAGACAAGCTTGCGGACAGACATTGACAGCAGGTTTGATCACACACGAAAGTGATAGCGAGTACTCGGTTGCGCAAGCCGCGTCTCGACTCTTCGCGCGAGGTGGCCATTCTTGGCGGCGAACCATCTTCGGCGATGGTGCGCACCCTGTGTCGTGCCGGGTCATCGGTCCTTCCCGCGAGCAGACGCGCGGTGCTGTCTCCGTCAACGTCGAAGGAGGACACTCCATATCGCACCCTGATCCCGGACGCGCCTTCCGCCGGCTCCTGGCCATCGCCGCGCTGTTGATCGCCTCGATGGTGTCGGGCGCATGCTCGGCTTCAGCGGCCGAGGCTGTCACTACCACGGTCGCCGTCAACGGTGCCAGCATCGGGCGGACGTTCGACTGGGTCGGCGCGATCAGCGGCGGCGGCAACTCCCGCCTGTTGATCGATTATCCGCCTGCTCAACGGGCTCAGATCCTCGATTACCTGTTCAAGCCGAACTACGGCGCCGCGGTCCAGCTGTTGAAGTTGGAGATCGGTGGCGACGCGAACTCCACCGACGGCGCCGAGCCCAGCCACCAGCACGTGCGCGGTGAGATCAACTGCGATGTCGGCTACGAGTTCTGGCTCGGCAAGGAAGCCGTCGCCCGCAACCCGAACATCAAACTGGTGGCTTTGCCCTGGGCCGCGCCGGGATGGATCGGCAACGGCAACTTCTGGACCCAGGACATGATCGACTACGACATCTCCTGGCTGGACTGCGCCAAGGGACACGGACTGACGATCAGCTACCTCGGCGGCTGGAACGAACGCAGCCACGACAAGACCTTGTACAAGAACCTGCGCTCCGCGTTGAACGCCAGGGGTTATGCTTCGGTGCAGATCGTCGGTGACGACTCCGGGTGGGACACCGCCGACGACATGCTCGCCGATCCCGCCTTCAACAACGCCGTCGGTGTGGTCGGCTCGCATTACCCGTGCGGCTACCTGTCCGATGCGACCTCCTGTGCCTCGTCGGCGAACGCGGTGGCGACCGGGAAACCGCTGTGGGCCAGCGAGTTCGGCTCGCAGGACTACAACTCCGGGTCGGTGCCGTACATCCGCAGCATCACCCGCGGCTACCTCGACGGTCAGATGACCGGATTCATGAACTGGCCGCTGGTCGCGGCGCTCTACCCCAACCTCCCGTACGCCACGGTTGCGCTGGCCGTCGCCGGGTCGCCGTGGTCGGGCTCCTACCAGCTGGGCAAGAACCTCTGGGCCAACGCCCAGGTCGCCCAGTTCACCCAGCCCGGCTGGAAATTCCTCACCGGCTCCGCGAGCGGCTACCTCGGCGGGAACCGGGCCAACGGCAGCTACATCTCGCTCAAGTTCACCAACGGCACCGACTACTCCACCGTCTACGAGACCACCGGCACCGCCGCCGCCCAGACCGTGAACGTGTCCGTTGCAAGTAGAGCCCCTCAAAGGTCAAGCCCCGAACGGAGCCGAGCACGACGCCCACAGTCGCTGCCAAGGACGTACGGGGCGTCGTGGCAGCGCCGAGGGAAACGACCCGGAGGCGACGAGCAGATCCAGCGGGCTCAGTGGTGCCGCAGCCACGGCCACGAGCGCTGTGCCGGCCGTGTGGGCCGGCGACGTCGTCGAGCCGAACTGGGGGTTCGCGACGGTAGCGACGGCTGCTCACACCGTGCCGTGCCGCGTGGCGGTTCCCTCGGGCATCCTGTCCGGCTCCGTTCGATTTCGAGATGCTGTCTGAGATGATCACTGCGGGAGGCATGGGTGCCGCCCCCCGGCGGTTCGGCTCGGTTCAACCGGTTTTGCTTGCCGGGCTTGGGGCGGACCGGTTGAGCGTGGTGATCCCGGCGAAGTCGTGTGGCTGGATGCCGGCCATCAGCCGTCCGTAGTTCTCGGACAGCGCTTCGAGGTTTAGCGCGCCGTGCAGGGTGACGACGCGCGCGTCGCGCCAGGCCCGCTGGATCGGCTCGAAGTCCATGATGGCGGTCGAGCCCGAGTTGCGTTGGAGCAGTTCGATCGCCTCGGCGCACCACTTGGCGGCATAAGCGGTCTCGGCGAGGACGCGGGCGCCGAACCGCTGCAGGTACTCCGGCGACGCGGGCGTGCCGGCAGCGGCGAGCTCACCGAGCTGGTCGGTCTCCTCTGCGTTGGCCTGCGCCATCAGCGTCGCCGACCGGATCTTGCTGTGGACCTCGGTGAGCATGAGGTGCGTCAACGGCGCCTCGAGCTGGTTTTTGTACGTCGTGCCGCGGACGGGTCGGCCGGCGGAGCGTTCGAGGAAGCGGTCCAAGACGCCCTGGGCGAGCCCGATGGACATGCCGGCCATGAGGCTGAACGCCCAGCCCAGCGACGGCGCCTTCCACAGCGACCCGGCGAGCCCGTTGTCCAGGGTGCCGGCCACGACGTCACGGAAGTCGACGACGCGGTAGTCCGGGACGAACAGCTCGTCGGCGGCGAGGGTGATGGAAACGCTGCCCGTGGCGCACATGCCGGCGACCTGCCAGTCGTCGAGGAACCGAAGCTCGTCGCGGGGAACCTGGACGCCCACCAAGTACGGGCCGTCGCCGTCGTCGGCGATACAGCCCAGGTTGGTGTACGGCGCCCACAGCGCGTCACTGCCGAACGTCCAGGGGCCGCCGGAGATGACCCAGCCGCCGTCGACCCGCTGCGCTCGCCCACGCGACGCCGGGAAGTGGCTCGAGCCGGCCACACGGGGGCCTACCCAGTCGGGGCCGTAGACCTCCTCGACGACCTGCGCGCCCGAGCCGGCCGGGATCCAGTTCGTGGAAGCCGCCACCCACACGGTCCATCCGGCCGAGCCGTCCCACGAGGAGACCTCGGTGACGACGTCGAGCTGCTGGCGGACCGGGAGTTCGGCGCCCCCGAACTCCGCGGGACTGGCGATGTCGAAGGCGCCGGTGGCGTCGAGGGCGGCGATCGTCGCGTCTGTGTGGCGGCCCGCGCGTTCGGCGTCCAGCGCGTTGGCGCGCAGGGTCGGCCCGAGCTCGCGCACCTTCTCCATCACGGCCGCGAGCGTCGTGGACCTGTCAGTGACGAGCATCGTGGGTCTCCGTGTCGTGTCGGTCGATCAGTGGAAGCTGCACGTAACTGGGGTGTCCAGGTCCGGTGTGGACGGTGTTCACCGCGCCGACGTGGTAGCTCTCGTCGTAGGCTCGGGCCGGTATGCCCGCCGGGGTGTAGGGCTGGATGTCGATGCGCAGCCGCGAGCCCGCCCGGATGAGCGCGGTGCTCGGGTAGAGCCCCACCTCGATGGGCACGACCTCGCCGTTGCGCAGCGGCTGGTGATCGGACTCGGTGTGGGTGTGGACCGGCCAGTAGTCGGTGGACCGCTTCGTGTCGAGCGCGCGCCGCGACACCTTGAGCAACCCGTGCCCGACGGGATGCACGTGTGCCGGGTCGATGGGCAGCACCACCGATTCGTAGCGAATCTCCCGGTCGTGCTCGTCGATGACGCGCAGCGACACGAAGACGTCCATGTCGGTGCTGGTCGACGACACCCACAGGCCGACCTTCATGTAGCCGGCGAGCGTCAGGTCGGTGGTCAGGGGAGCGCTGACGAAGGAGACGCCTGTCGACCACCGCGGGGTGCCGCCCACGTGCCCGGTCGGTGCGGGGATGGGCCGGCCGAGGTCCAGATGGGCGTCGTAGTCCGCCTGCCGCTCGACGTCGGGTATCGACTCGACGATCCGGAGGATGTCGTCACGCCTGCCGTCGCCGGTCCAGTCCGAGGGGCCGGCGTCGAGGTACCAGCGCCGGTACTCGGTCCGCGCGATCGGCCACTCCTGCTCGTGCAGGACGAGGTGCGCACCGTTGCCGGTCCTGACCTGGACCCGGACGGGCGGCTCGTCCGGGACTCCGTTGTCCACGCCGTTGAGGAAGTGGTCGAAGAACCGCATGTGCTCGCGGATGGTCGATTCCGCATAGCTGTGTGGGAACCAGGCGTCCACGAAGTCGAATCGCCTGGCCGAGGCCGCGGTCGAGTGGATGTAGGTCTCACTGCTGCCCAGTTGGTGGATGGTGACGCCGGTTTGCGGGCCGACTATCCAGACGGGGGTTGTGGCCCTGGCCAGGTCGGCGTTCATGAAGACCGAACCCCGAGTGCCGTAGGCTTGCGGGTCGTTGAACTCGGTGGCGCGCAGGCGGGCCATCCAGTCCGTCTCGGGCCGCTGCCCGCCGCTGAAGTTGTGGCCGGACATGATTTTCCACCACCACTGCCAGAAGCCCTCGCCGAACAGGCCGCCGCCGTAGGTGGCCTCGTTGTAGAGGTCGGCGTCGGTGCCGAGCGCGATCATCGCCTTCAGGT
This window contains:
- a CDS encoding RICIN domain-containing protein encodes the protein MTVNTNAAFDALNRAFLVSDGDRRYYKESLGKTGKDYFWRQALDIQAAEDVYDSTRRPETRDLIGRLLDTFLQQNQGAGGLYDWNWNEYNDDLLWAGLAFARGYRITNNRVYLTQAQYAFTRMYDRGWDSALGGGVWWSVEKRDKSALSNSPAVILGGLIFESTGDRAYLDKARAIYDWVWGHLLDRTTGGVHETVLADGTVSSGQTVYSAGAFVGAAQAMYRAGGQRSIFDDAKRTTDWVIRERTVNGIMTNGTREGTWQSEFSRGMGDFVRENNLWDQYYDFMKRNADAAWNARRTDLQLTWNRWDAQTPRDDTSAIEAIGSVIMQAVTPTSKPTGSAIVGNWNGKCLDVPGGNFADGQRTVVWDCNGGANQKWEFAGGAVRTQNGKCLDVNGGSTANGAVIQLWGCNGTAAQQFVLSGAGDLVNPQANKCVDIAGWDPNNGAVLTLWDCAGTANQKWYLG
- a CDS encoding lectin; translation: MSSTEVSGSVTSGHFCASSPTYTLYFNMVFDRPFTTTGTFSSGNSVTFDTSGNRVVQAKVGLSYVSNDGAKANRVAENPNWDLGATRQSTKDSWNGLLRRIGISGGTTDQQVVFYTALYHSLLHPNVVSDVDGRYRGFDHQVHTVSGGQAAQYGNFSGWDIYRSQAQLMALVAPKQAGDSAQSLVNDHAQGGTLPKWSLNEYDTYVMNGDSAPAIIADYYAFGARGFDTGAAKNAMVGQGTRLNSIRTGLEYLSNYGYLPSDATYPYGFYGSVATLLEYSTTDFAIGAFAGALGDTATRDQFVNRAQNWRNTFNPASGFMQPKLKDGSWRSGFTPTSGDQFVEGTSWQYTGMVPFNVRGLADAMGGNAKLAAYLDSVLSNLHGSGGSHADLGNEPSIELPWEYAYIGQPWKTQKVVRQVQNEMWPNSPANWSVGNDDLGTMSAWYVWSAMGVFPMSPGTSDLVLGSPLFTTTTVALGGGGTITINAPQAATNAPYVQSATLNGATWNNAYLPANFATSGGTLNLTLGTTANTSWATSPSSAPPSYTGDGGAQPPATPVGPSGAIASGVAGKCLDDAGGSSASGTPAQVYDCNWTAGQRWTLPGDGTVMMFGKCLDINGGGTANGTKVQLWDCNLGNAQQWVPQPATGALRNPTSGRCLDDPNSSTANGTQLVIWDCSAGANQRWTLPKARTGALTSVNSGKCLDDNTASKTNGSKIQIWACNGSSAQSIHVPGDGTLRIYNRCVDATGGGTANGTPVVLWDCSGGANQQWTPVNGTLVNPASGKCLDNPGSSTTDGTQLVIWDCSGGTNQQWTLPNP
- a CDS encoding RICIN domain-containing protein yields the protein MIDGEGTNRCSSRHGTARVVRGGGASCRPPERDEFSTERMDIMQYFPRWATVVLSGLTLIATSLVGQPVSAAAAESNNGVRIMPLGASITDGFTVPGGYRVDLWQKLVGHGNVVDFVGSAANGPSSLGDHDHEGHSGWRIDNIDANVVGWLRASDPHTVLLHIGTNDVLQDYDLANAPARMSGLIDHIVATSPSAEVFVAAIAPLGNPVQEVKVKTFNAALPDIIGRKVAAGKHVHLVDMHAVVSTADLSDGIHPTAAGYGKMAQAWYGALLAVPSSLSPSLVNPQSGRCLDVTGAATAAGAKTEIWDCHGRTNQQWSRTTAGELRAYGDRCLDVTGGATTSGSEVIIWNCTGGDNQKWVFRADGAIVGVGSGKCLDVASGATANGSPLRVWDCNGTGAQTWSQR
- a CDS encoding winged helix-turn-helix domain-containing protein produces the protein MRYGDGGGVGPQGRARREQIRRQAAVMFADGMSAMQVATALEVSTKSAYTWRRAWTAGGEQALASRGAPGPDGRLSQAQVQRLVAVVRDGPAAAGWAEDQRWTLARVRTLIGRMFHTTVGITTVWQVLHQAGFTPQQPVARAVERDEHAIEHWRRYQWPAVKGSRAGWARGSASPTSPASR
- a CDS encoding transposase, whose amino-acid sequence is MAGGKRVARRLGAWICFADESGITLRPARARTWAPRGTTPIVSVAGRSGRKLSIAGIAAYRSGQRSRLLYRILVHRGRKGEPRGFGEIHFAALLDNAHQQLGGPIVLVWDGLPAHRSARMRALVAARPWLRVYQLPGYAPELNPTENIWSSMKRGMANLAAGTIDDLTRITRNRLKSMQYRPTLADGFLAATGLVPP